CTTACATCCACGCGGGCTACCGCCCCACGGGGCACGAGTGGCGCTACTACTTCTTCAGCCTCTTTCAGAAGCACAACGAGGTGGTCAACGTCTGGACCCATTTGCTGGCGGCCCTCGCGGTCCTCTTGCGATTCTGGGCCTTTGCGGAGGCTGGGGCATTGCAGTGGGCCTCTCCCCACACCTTACCCCTGCTCCTCTTTATCCTGTCCTCCATCACTTACCTCACCTGCAGCCTCTTGGCTCACCTGCTGCAGTCCAAGTCAGAGCTGTCCCACTACACCTTTTACTTTGTGGACTATGTCGGGGTCAGCGTCTACCAGTACGGCAGTGCGTTGGCTCACTTTTTCTATAGCTCGTACCAGGCCTGGTACGAGCTATTCTGGCTTTTCTTCCTGCCAGCGGCTGCTTTCTGTGGTTGGCTCTCCTGTGCCGGCTGTTGCTATGCCAAGTATCGCTACCGAAGGCCTTATCCAGTTATGCGGAAGATCTGTCAAGTGGTACCGGCAGGGCTGGCCTTCATCCTAGACATCAGCCCTGTGGCCCACCGGGTGGCTCTCTGTCATCTGGCTGGTTGCCAAGAGCAGGCGGCCTGGTACCACACCCTTCAGATCTTCTTCTTCCTTGTTAGCGCCTACTTCTTCTCCTGCCCGGTACCTGAGAAGTACTTCCCCGGTTCCTGTGACATTGTGGGCCACGGACATCAAATCTTCCACGCCTTCCTTTCCATCTGCACGCTCTCCCAGCTGGAGGCCATTCTTCTAGACTACCAGGGACGGCATGAGATCTTCCTCCAGCGCCATGGTCCCCTGACCGTCTACACTGCctgcctctcctttttctttttagctgcCTGCAGTGCGGCCACCGCCTCCCTCCTGAGGCACAAagtcaaggccagactgatcAAGAAAGATTCCTGAGGTTTGCCGAGGGGGAAAGGTGTAGAGATGTGCTACTGTGATTTGGAGAAAACTTGACACAGTAATTAGAAactgacattttgtttttaaggcttgatttttaaattaatatgtattacaggctggggatgaaactcagttggtagagagtgCTTAAcatagcatgcaggaagcccagggttcaatccccagtaccccaCAAACCAGTAGCAGCATtcaaggaggcagagtcaggaggatcagaagttctaggtcatcctcagTTGTGTAGTGGGTCCAAGGCTAGCCTTTGATACATGATAACTTACTAAAAAAAGATCATTACATATTTTCAAGGGCATGGTATGGTTATAAAATTTCAAATGCAAGGTAGGCATTTAAGAGTTTTAAAAAGGGATATTCATTTTCTATCTAGGTTATAGCCTTGCAGGGGAAGGGATCCTGGCTAAGATTCATGAGATCCCAAACTAAAGAAAACCATCTCCACTCATGAACACTAAGCAGAATTCTGGATGTGGCTTCCAAAGCTGAGTCCTGAACTGGACAGATAATCAAGTCGGACTGCCAAGTAAACTGTGGATGTTCCTCACGATAACAGAATAGCCACCCTATGGGGCTGGTCTTGGTAACTGAGTTGACCTGTGGACTCTGTCTTATTACAATTTCAGATTGTCAAGGGCAGAAGTCGGAATTTTCAAGAAGATTCATCAAAACCCTTAGACAGAATGGACTATTCAATGTATCTGATCTCTGGCCTCTTTCAGTGCAGCAATGGGCCCTTTCTCAGGATACCCAACTAGCTGGCCAATTTTCCATCCCTAGTCTGCATGGTAATATACAGAATTCCAAAGCTATTACACTTCCAGGAAACGCTTGGAGCCATATGAACATTCAGGAAGCCGATTCTCATGTAATACAGAGACATCAGAAAATGCAGCAGTGCCAAGCTCTACTGGGAGACCCAGCCCAAAAACATGGACACTCTGTGTTGCCCATGGGGACCTTTTAGTTTCTATGTGTGGACTGCAGTATTCACTGCAAGCTATTTAGGGTTGTCTTGCAGGCCAGGAGATCATCTGAAGGTTTGAACAGACACTTTTAAAAGCTTGGCTCTGAAGTTGCTCGAGGGATCTGATTCTTTCAAGAGGAACCTAGTGCATCATCTAAGGTTCACACCCCAATCCAGGGTCCTCAGTCAGGCAATTCTGCCTCAGATTCAAGAAGAAACCTTAAAACAGGTCGCAGGACAGGTAAATGTGTGCTCACTGTGTTTGGCCCCTGAAGGTCCTTTGAGTACAAATGAGGCACCTGGTGGCCAAAGGCACTGTTTGCAATATTGCTGCAAGCCGCTGCTGTGGAGTGGGTGGTGCTTGCAGCTGATGTGTTCTGGCCCCACAGCTCTCTGTGAGGACTGACGTCTGCATTTAATCCAGTGAAGGAGGCTGCGGCCAAGGAAGAGCTGAGATACCCTCTTTTCACAGGCTGTGTTTCCTATCAGTATAAGGCCCCTGTGTATTAAAAAGGGAAGTGGTCTGTTTCAACTCCAGTGTGATGACCCTCCTCCACTTGCTAGTCTTTAAaactttgtgttttttctttaatctttctgTGAGAGTTTTGTGAGTTTTGTGCCTTATACATGGAAATGTCTAAACATTGTATttaatatatgcacacatgcaattTCATGTTTTGGATTATTGgtacaagaaaaaaagaagaacccCAGAAAGGAAGAGTAACTTATCAAACAACTATTCATctatatttgggggggggggtaggttcAACTGAAactttctttctgccttcaaaGCAAGAAAGCCTGTGTCTCCTGCATTGTTTTACTAGATGGGTTTCTTGTTCATGGTCAAAGATCTGAACTTCTGGGCTGAGTGTCTACACAAGCTCCTGGCTGTCTAGGCCAAGTTCATGACAAGGAATGTTATCAAAATTGAACTGGTTTGAACTGAACAAAAGATGGCAGGGGAGGAGGGGTCGTGTAAATGCTACAAGTAAAGGTCTGTTTAAAATGGGGACCAGAAAGTGTTAGAGTTTCTCTTTGTTATGGATTCAAagatggtatttttttaaaagttggtgGGAAAAGTGAGAGAGGGAAGGATCAGGGAAGGTGCTCTTGACTGTAACTGTGGTAGTGTTTGTGAAtggagattctctctctct
The sequence above is drawn from the Onychomys torridus chromosome 18, mOncTor1.1, whole genome shotgun sequence genome and encodes:
- the Paqr8 gene encoding membrane progestin receptor beta; this encodes MTTAILERLSTLSVSGQQLRRLPKILEEGLPKMPCTVPETDVPQLFREPYIHAGYRPTGHEWRYYFFSLFQKHNEVVNVWTHLLAALAVLLRFWAFAEAGALQWASPHTLPLLLFILSSITYLTCSLLAHLLQSKSELSHYTFYFVDYVGVSVYQYGSALAHFFYSSYQAWYELFWLFFLPAAAFCGWLSCAGCCYAKYRYRRPYPVMRKICQVVPAGLAFILDISPVAHRVALCHLAGCQEQAAWYHTLQIFFFLVSAYFFSCPVPEKYFPGSCDIVGHGHQIFHAFLSICTLSQLEAILLDYQGRHEIFLQRHGPLTVYTACLSFFFLAACSAATASLLRHKVKARLIKKDS